In bacterium, a single genomic region encodes these proteins:
- a CDS encoding 2-isopropylmalate synthase, which yields MSIHPANWQRIEKAPSHPLVDVEEPNLMRDVFPYDEVPRTVFDGVTVDARPAPEIWMTDTTFRDGQQARTPFTAEQASTLFDLIHRLSGPNGIIRQSEFFIYSERDREVLEEVRNKGYRFPEVTAWIRANPSDFELVRQAGLKETGLLTSISDYHIFLKFKKTRRQVLDDFMKVVRAAAEAGLEAIRCHYEDVTRADFWGCVVPFTEELMEFSAHSGLRIKIRLCDTMGYGLPYATAALPRSVPKMIYYLQREFGIPSANLEWHGHNDFHKVHINGVAAWLSGVAAVNGTILGFGERTGNSPLEALAVEYASLTGSTNGMDLSAITDIANYMRSIGTVIAPNYPFAGENFNVTMAGIHADGVIKNEEIYNIFDTGKILNRPLGVHITDRSGIAGVGYWVSQQLQKQGKPPVDKRDARVAKIFEWIEAQYANGRVTAISQDEMQQQFALHFKQDA from the coding sequence ATGTCCATTCACCCAGCAAATTGGCAAAGAATTGAAAAGGCCCCAAGTCATCCCCTGGTGGATGTCGAAGAGCCCAACCTCATGCGCGATGTTTTTCCCTACGATGAGGTTCCCAGAACGGTCTTTGACGGGGTGACGGTCGATGCTCGTCCGGCCCCCGAGATCTGGATGACCGACACCACCTTCCGTGATGGACAGCAAGCGCGCACCCCCTTCACTGCCGAGCAGGCGAGCACCCTCTTTGATCTGATCCACCGCCTCTCCGGCCCCAACGGCATCATCCGTCAATCCGAATTTTTCATCTACTCCGAACGCGACCGCGAGGTCCTCGAGGAGGTGCGCAACAAGGGATACCGCTTTCCCGAAGTGACCGCCTGGATCCGTGCCAATCCCAGCGATTTTGAGCTGGTCCGCCAGGCCGGGCTCAAGGAAACCGGCCTGCTCACCTCCATCTCCGACTATCATATCTTTTTGAAATTTAAAAAGACGCGCCGCCAGGTGCTCGACGATTTCATGAAGGTCGTCCGCGCTGCCGCCGAGGCCGGCCTTGAAGCCATCCGCTGCCATTATGAGGATGTCACCCGCGCCGATTTCTGGGGCTGCGTCGTCCCCTTCACCGAGGAGTTGATGGAATTTTCGGCCCATAGCGGTTTGCGGATCAAAATCCGCCTTTGCGATACCATGGGCTACGGCCTTCCCTATGCGACTGCCGCCCTGCCGCGCTCGGTCCCCAAGATGATCTATTACCTGCAACGCGAATTCGGCATCCCCTCCGCCAACCTCGAATGGCACGGCCATAACGATTTTCACAAGGTGCATATCAACGGCGTCGCCGCCTGGCTCTCCGGCGTCGCTGCGGTCAACGGCACGATCCTCGGCTTCGGCGAGCGCACCGGCAACTCGCCCCTGGAGGCCCTGGCCGTCGAATACGCTTCGCTCACCGGATCAACCAATGGCATGGATCTTTCGGCCATCACCGACATCGCCAACTACATGCGCAGCATTGGCACGGTGATCGCCCCCAATTACCCCTTTGCGGGAGAGAATTTCAACGTCACCATGGCCGGCATTCACGCCGACGGAGTGATCAAGAACGAGGAGATCTATAACATCTTCGACACCGGCAAGATCCTCAACCGGCCGCTCGGCGTCCATATCACCGACCGTTCCGGCATCGCCGGCGTCGGCTATTGGGTCAGCCAGCAGCTGCAGAAACAGGGCAAGCCGCCGGTCGACAAGCGCGATGCCCGCGTGGCCAAAATATTCGAGTGGATCGAGGCGCAGTATGCCAACGGCCGCGTGACCGCGATTTCGCAGGATGAGATGCAACAGCAGTTTGCGCTCCATTTCAAACAGGACGCCTGA
- a CDS encoding YebC/PmpR family DNA-binding transcriptional regulator, with translation MSGHSKWATIKRKKEKTDAARGRAFTRLIKEITIAARHGGGDESSNPRLRTAVLAAKAANMPAANIDRAIKRGTGELPGVNYEEITYEGYGPGGVAVYIEVLTDNKNRTVAEIRHLLSKYNGALGESGSVAWMFTKKGVIVIPAKNTTEDDLMMVTLDAGAEDITLEEDFFRVTTDPAKLEAVKKALDGAKIAFDSAELTREPANTVKVEGKAAESVIKLMDALEEHEDVQNVYANFDIDEKTLEAMEE, from the coding sequence ATGTCAGGCCACTCCAAGTGGGCAACGATCAAGCGTAAAAAGGAAAAAACGGATGCCGCCCGCGGACGCGCATTCACCCGGCTGATCAAGGAAATAACCATCGCGGCGCGCCACGGCGGCGGCGATGAATCGTCCAATCCCCGGCTGCGCACCGCTGTGCTCGCTGCCAAAGCCGCCAACATGCCGGCCGCCAATATCGACCGCGCCATCAAGCGCGGCACCGGCGAACTCCCGGGCGTCAATTATGAAGAGATCACCTACGAAGGATACGGGCCGGGCGGCGTCGCCGTCTATATAGAAGTGCTGACCGACAACAAGAACCGCACCGTGGCCGAAATCCGGCACCTGCTCTCCAAGTATAACGGCGCCCTCGGCGAATCGGGCAGCGTCGCCTGGATGTTCACCAAAAAGGGCGTGATCGTGATCCCGGCCAAAAACACCACCGAGGACGACCTGATGATGGTTACTCTTGATGCCGGGGCCGAGGACATCACCCTCGAAGAGGATTTCTTCCGCGTCACCACCGATCCGGCCAAGCTCGAAGCGGTTAAAAAAGCCCTCGATGGCGCCAAAATCGCCTTTGATTCGGCTGAACTCACCCGCGAGCCGGCCAATACCGTCAAGGTCGAAGGCAAGGCCGCTGAATCGGTGATCAAACTGATGGACGCTCTCGAAGAGCACGAGGATGTCCAGAATGTCTATGCCAATTTCGACATCGACGAAAAAACCCTGGAAGCGATGGAAGAGTAA
- a CDS encoding tetratricopeptide repeat protein, with translation MTTSSGLMDDMELLESDQLDDLLRDLEKQITGDPTDLRSLLMLGNGYYLRGRIDAAAETFQKAIAVNPRLPYAYYYLGICHYRAMRLEKAIEALEQSIASSPTMIMAYYWLGMAYYHCGHYYKARLAFEKLLENNQESAIAHYHAALACIADQAYDCALHHLDNLREQGHTDPHIMLYLGNVYFRLNRTREAIAAYKNGLDKFPGNRLLRDALEHLTEVQEP, from the coding sequence ATGACCACTTCATCGGGTTTGATGGACGACATGGAGCTGCTGGAATCGGATCAGCTGGATGACCTGCTCCGCGATCTGGAGAAACAGATCACCGGGGATCCGACCGATCTGCGTTCGCTGCTTATGCTGGGCAACGGGTACTATTTGCGCGGCCGGATCGACGCCGCCGCGGAGACCTTCCAGAAAGCCATCGCCGTCAATCCACGCCTGCCTTACGCCTATTACTACCTCGGCATCTGCCATTACCGCGCCATGCGCCTGGAGAAAGCCATCGAGGCCCTCGAGCAGTCCATCGCCTCCTCCCCTACCATGATCATGGCCTATTATTGGTTGGGTATGGCCTACTATCACTGCGGCCATTATTACAAGGCGCGGCTGGCCTTCGAGAAACTCCTGGAGAATAATCAGGAATCGGCGATCGCCCACTATCATGCCGCCCTCGCCTGCATCGCCGATCAGGCCTACGATTGCGCCCTGCACCACCTCGATAACCTGCGCGAACAGGGCCACACCGATCCCCATATCATGCTCTATCTCGGCAATGTCTATTTCCGGCTCAACCGCACCCGCGAAGCCATCGCCGCCTACAAGAACGGTCTGGACAAATTCCCCGGCAACCGGCTTTTACGTGATGCTCTGGAACATCTCACTGAGGTCCAGGAGCCCTGA
- a CDS encoding SPOR domain-containing protein, whose protein sequence is MKIRMYGLLTLFVVLCSAAAAQQRLPAQAVATTVAAPADSALQQEENWDPVELGAFLGDFTVGRGDAISGGELLSRIKNKAVIDSSRMVEGFRIQLLATRDESEARRARDDARSFFPENSYLLYDNPYYKLRLGDCLTRAAADSLQQRAISKGFSGAWIVRSQVHEFTPKLNIFYTTPPDSTALEWDRQQN, encoded by the coding sequence ATGAAAATCAGAATGTATGGGCTCCTGACGCTTTTCGTCGTTCTTTGCAGCGCCGCAGCCGCGCAGCAGCGTCTCCCGGCGCAGGCCGTCGCCACGACGGTGGCAGCGCCGGCCGATTCCGCGTTGCAGCAGGAGGAGAACTGGGATCCGGTTGAGCTCGGCGCCTTTCTCGGAGACTTCACCGTCGGCCGCGGCGACGCGATCAGCGGCGGCGAATTGCTCAGCCGCATCAAGAACAAGGCCGTCATCGACAGCAGCCGCATGGTCGAGGGCTTCCGTATCCAGCTGCTCGCCACCCGGGATGAGAGCGAGGCCCGGCGCGCCCGCGACGATGCGCGCAGCTTTTTTCCCGAAAACAGTTATCTGCTCTATGACAATCCCTACTACAAACTGCGCCTCGGCGACTGTCTGACCCGAGCCGCCGCCGACTCGCTACAGCAGCGCGCCATCAGCAAGGGCTTCTCCGGCGCCTGGATCGTCCGCTCGCAAGTGCATGAATTCACCCCGAAACTCAATATCTTCTACACCACGCCTCCCGATTCCACGGCACTGGAATGGGACCGCCAGCAAAATTAG